Proteins encoded together in one Anopheles darlingi chromosome 3, idAnoDarlMG_H_01, whole genome shotgun sequence window:
- the LOC125954133 gene encoding microfibril-associated glycoprotein 4-like encodes MIIIITLSVVLLSCAPMHGDPLEVEPFQEPKTTLLLQILKRLDEIDQRISVVERKIQGNQQIVVSTITKQLGGISDKLESINKTLRQNVGTYYESCVEAPEMMSDVYMIRPPASSVAPFKAYCEQRYQQGGWMVLMRRFDGSLNFTRSWADYRDGFGDVAGEHWIGLERMHRITTSDYYELLVTLKDFDGVIKTARYNEFEVANEANGYRLNLGTFVDGKAKDSLRVSDGSMFSTYDRDNDLHAGSCAAFYASGWWYRNCMNANLNGLYRQHDPNNATMNWFGFNDDLQGLKEATMMIRVVSN; translated from the exons ATGATTATAATTATTACGCTGTCTGTCGTGTTGCTGTCGTGCGCACCAATGCACGGTGACCCTCTCGAGGTCGAACCATTTCAGGAACCGAAAACCACGCTTCTGCTACA GATTCTCAAGCGGTTGGACGAGATTGATCAACGTATAAGTGTCGTCGAACGCAA GATACAGGGCAACCAGCAGATTGTGGTGTCAACCATCACGAAACAACTCGGCGGCATCAGTG ATAAGCTCGAGAGCATCAACAAAACATTACGTCAAAATG TCGGCACCTACTACGAATCTTGCGTCGAGGCACCGGAAATGATGAGCGATGTGTATATGATCAGACCGCCGGCCTCAAGTGTGGCGCCCTTCAAGGCGTACTGCGAACAGCGCTACCAGCAAGGTGGCTGGATGGTGCTGATGCGTCGTTTCGATGGTTCGCTCAACTTTACGCGCAGCTGGGCCGACTATCGGGACGGGTTCGGGGATGTCGCCGGTGAACACTGGATCGGGCTGGAGCGAATGCACCGTATTACCACGTCGGATTACTATGAGCTGTTGGTTACCCTGAAGGATTTTGATGGTGTGATTAAGACGGCTCGGTACAACGAGTTCGAGGTGGCAAACGAAGCCAATGGCTATCGGTTAAACCTCGGCACATTCGTCGATGGAAAGGCAAAGGATTCACTTCGTGTTAGCGATGGttccatgttttccacctaCGACCGCGATAATGACCTACATGCCGGATCGTGTGCGGCATTCTATGCAAGCGGTTGGTGGTACCGGAACTGTATGAATGC cAATCTTAATGGCCTATACCGTCAGCATGATCCAAACAATGCTACCATGAACTGGTTCGGATTTAATGACGATCTTCAAGGTCTCAAGgaggcgacgatgatgataagagTGGTTTCCAACTAA